AAAgtgtcattttgttttgtttcgtttATGTGCGCTAGTCATTCAGAAGAGTGCTCAACATGTTAGCAGGTCAGCATTTACCTTATGCAGATGACTCACGGCATGCAGCTTCAGCCGTCTTTGCTGTTTTTGGCTGGGTTGACAGTGAGCATGTGGGAGGAGAGAGTGTCCGCAATGCTCAGATGATGCAGGTGAGACACGAAAGCTTGCATATCTCCATTGCCAGCTTGTGTTGTCATGAATAGTGATGTCGCATTGCTTACAGTTGACACTataagtttggaataattaggatttttttttttaaatgtttgtgaaAGTAGTCTCTTAATAcgtttcacaaaaaataaaataaaatcaaaaataagctgcacaactgtttttaacattgacaataataagaaatgtttcttgagcagcaaatcagagtATTAGAAactatttctgaaggatcatgtgatactgaagcctggagtaatgatgctgaaaattcagctttgcatcacaggaataaattgcattttacaatatattttagaggaaaacagttatttttttcaaactgtaataacattactgttttttttttgaatggcaTTGCATGTTTGCGTGACACTTTATTATTTCAATGTGATTTGAACACTTTTTGCAAAGTGCTTTTGGTTTGCTTCATTTTTACTTCTATGTAATTCCAAATATATTTGTCTATTACAGGATATTATACAAAACTAATGTCACATAACGATGCTGGAAGAGTTTTTGGAAAGGTGAATTTCTCCTGTTTTCACTATTAATAAGAAAAGCGCAACTGAAGTCATGCTACCCACTAGTCAACAGACCCAACTAGTGGTGGAACTACACGATGTGTTGAATCACAatagtttgtattttatgtagtaattaataaaacagattagattagattagatgctatttacaccaagtgaaaatagaatattttcttagcaatagatgctatttacactaagtgaaagtAGCAgtattttcttagtgatatgGTATTTACATTGTGTTAAATAACAGGAATTTCTGCTatttacttattgcaaatagtggcaattatctgcaccttaGTATTGTAgtaaattataaaacagtatgcaataataacgtattgtgtaaatgatcattttaattcaaattatcaaaaattttttttattaatttgttttaaaaatcgcaattagattttttccccaaattttGCAGCCCTAATTTAAAATAGAAGTCTTGTAACATTATTCATGTCTTACTCACTATCACTATACAAGGTTATAAATTTAAGATTTCTCTATGCAGTTGTTTTCCATAAAATGAAGGACTGATATTTCCAAAAGTGTGCtgttaaaaatgcagtaattgAACTATTGACAGCTCCACAATATGTTCCGTCTTTAAAATGCAACTGTATTGAATTTAATTTTGTCTTCAGATATAAGTCATATATGCTGCCAATTCTATCCAAGTGCACTTTGACCTTTCAATCTACTGACCCCGGCAATATTTTTCTTCAATGTTTCAGCACGGCTGAGAGTGATAACATGAAATTTACACACCCATATTTCCAATACGTGCATGTGTGCGCACATGAGGTCAAAAGAGCAACTCCAACACAATAAGTACCCAgtgaaaaagaaaggaaaactcTCCCCGGTGCCGCTTGCAAATCGAATCGATCAGGCTCGACTTCTATAAATAGAATCCATAACCGCACACTTGAGTGGGCAGGCGGCCTTCAGGAGAACTGGAAGATCAATCCTTACAAGTCCAAAAGATCAGTAAAAGCCAGTTAAGTTTGCACAAGTGCTCGGCAGGAGTTGAGCCGTGTGGCCGCGCTGTGTTGCGAGTAAtgaatgcatgtgtttgtggGTGTTGAGCACTGCAGCGTGGGCCATCCAGTGGGCGTTCAGAAGGTTTTCAAGAGGCTATATGTCAATTGGATGCTTTCTCATTAAATCTGCTGCTATTTCTGTAGGTATATGAATTTTAGATGGATAGGtacatttagatgtattttatgtattttatatagttctatctattttttttttttttttttttttttacaattccaGAAGCTGAGTAACTTAtattttagacaatattttCTGTGATTAGGTTTCGTGAATGATTTATTGACTCAAAGACAGACACTTGGTTCAGTACATACCTCAGTTTTTATGTCACGGTTTGGTACGTTTTTTAGTACAGTAGggatgaaaaatgaaataaaacagttaaacaGTTGCTTACCAAACAAATTGTGGCTCTGTCTTTAAATTCAATTCAGCCTTTATCCATTAAAATTTCCTTACGGACGAAAAAAAAATCTACCTCAGTTAATGCTGTCAATTATAGGGAGCCCAATTACATGcacattactataatattaatggttacaattaacaacagagcgcaaacaattcaattcatttgctgtttattttttatgcaaaaaaaagtaaattgcaCAGAAGGCAGTTTTTACAACAACTTATAAATAGTTTCTATTCCAATTCTTTGTTgaaattagtgctgggcaacgattaatcatgatcccacccaaaataaaagtttttgtgtatataataggtaacactttacaataaggtgtcatttgttaacattagttaatgtattaactaacatgaacaaacaatgaacaatgcatttatttcactatttattgatctttgttaatgttacactgtaaaaagtgataagttcacttaactttttaaaaaatatatattatttacttaataattttaaggcaatgggtttcctcaattttattaagttaagttaacttatcactttttacagtgtaacattaacaaagattatcactttttacagtgtagttaatgaaaatacagttgttcattgtttattcatgttagttcacagtgcattaactaatgttatcaaacacaacttgtgattttaataatgcattagtaaatgctgaaattaacattaactaagatttataaatgctgtagaagtattgttcattcttagttcatgtttactaatgttgttaactaatgttaactaatgaaccttattgtaaagtgttaccacataatatatgtgtgtgtactatgtatattcattatgtatatagaaatacacgcacatgcatatatatatatatatatatatatatatatatatatatatatatttaagaaaaatatgttatgtaaGCAATAAGGTACGAGAGGCCGTGTTCACAATACAATACAGCAAGGCCTCGAgtaccttattgcttttataaaacggttaccacacaatacaaaatattaaaacacaaaatgtatgTATTGAAATGTTCCTTTTTTTGAAGCAAGTTCGTTAAATGCTGTCCTTCCGCTAACAAATAGTTCCTGACAGCAACAGTAAACAGCAAGAGAATGTTCCGAACCTGCCTCTCGTCTAATGgagcttaaataaaaacagagctcTTATCATCcgctgtcatttattttttaaacaccaTATATGACattttctcacacacatacatctgcTTATCTCTCAGCTTGAGAAAACTTCTGTTTTCCGtcttttaatgttaaaacagaCCGATTCGCGGCACAGCGCGAGTTTGCAAGCGTCATTACAGTGTAAACTGATGGACACACAGAATCATACCTGAAACAGAAAACTAATAAATTCAGTAATATTCCCTCCTCACTTCGGAAACTGCAGTCTTTCACCCAGACGCGCGCCGcacacacatcaacacatctcCGCATGAGGAGCGTTTATTTAGACTGGCGGGTTCTCaaaattaaagatgaaaaaTGCAACATAACGCCAGCAGGGGTCACTCAATAACAGACAGTTAATTCTGCCAAAATGCATAATACATTAAACAGTTTTGATGCTATTGATTGTTTATGTTGCTAAGGGTGTTGCTCAGTGATACACAGAAGGTTTGGTGAAGCGGTCATAGCCgtgctgtatcgtgaataaaacacagctgctgaccaatcagaatcgaggaaTGGaactaaccgttttataaatatatatattatatatatatataaattatatgaatataaatatatacatgtaaatacatgtgcataatttcaaaatgttcaactgtatgtgtgtgtcaaagtacacacacatagcctatatatatattaaaaaaaacttttattttttatgtgattaatcattgcccagcactagttAAATACATGTGCatactttcaaaatatatacttgtatgtgtgtgtcaaagtatacacatataatatatatataatttttttttttctattttagatgcgattaatcgcgattaatcattgcccagcactagttaaaatacattaatttacacatttatttaagaAACAGTACACAAGTTAATTTCTCTAGTGAACTAACGAGCTGTAGGCACTGAATGACCTGCCTGAGGTAAATGTAATGTTACATGAAATTGTTACCAAGCTGGGCAATCaagcaattattttatttatttttttaaactgatctGTATCTGGTCTCCTCAGTCCGACTTCCATGTTTAGTGCGCACATATATTCCATATTTGATGCACACTTTCATAATGATTCACTCATTCATTTATCATTTGCTTACTTTGCCATCAGACAATCTGAGATTTCATTGTTATAACGCGTTGCTACAGGTTGCATCTTCGCATTTGACTGACAGACTGGCTTTCTGACACCGCAAGCTTCATGCTTTCTAACTATATCTCCACATTTTCCGGTTTATGTGCCAATTATTCTGCTTATACagtgtgtgaatatatatatatatatatatatatatatatatatatatatatatatttttttttacacatggAGAGAGTGTGTATCACGtctttatatatgaagagttcatttgcaaaaacagatacaGGCAtaactctatttttatttattttcataaatcatgtttttttattagtttttttattgtgcattcCAGTAATATTAGtgaaactgcagttgggttgttttgattaagtaataataactcaaacaaatacaggtaccctacaaaattaaagttcattaaaaaaatatatattattatttattttttttaagtttgttttattgcaaaagcagataaatctaacaaaaattttttttggcaaaagcagataactccacatttctttttcagagttaaacaaaaatactcacgctgattcactaaaatggaCTTATCGGCTTCTGTTCACAAACAACAAGGACGCTTGTCAGCTTCTGCTGTAAAAAATGAACTCATGATGCCTTGAAAGTAGACAGTACTGGCTTTTTTGTTAAAACGTGTTtagtacggtggccgagagagctcaacgctctgcaacttcagaaaacacatgcaaatagaaaaagcaccagaaaatcaagaaaacatcatcagtttgacagcaggtgctgaaaatgctcacaacacaaccaaataaagaatttctagtttaaaatatagtttctttatttggttgtgttgtgagcatttgcagcgcatgtgttgtcaaattgatgaagttgttttcttaatttgcaggtgtttttttctatttgcagtgcgtttctttatttggttgtgttgtgagcatttgtagcgtgtgtgttgtcaaattaatgaagttgttttcttaattagCAGGCGTTTTTTGAATTTGAACTTATTTATTAGGATTAACCCCTTCACAATCACAATAtagtaacaaaaaaacaaaacaaaacacaaattaacattacatccataaacaacaaaacacaaacattaattgaaaaggaaaaaaaaaagcaccacaacatcaaaaaataactagtagcaaatataaaacaaaacataatacaaaatataccgATCAGTATATCTGCTCACAACATAAGccaaaaactatatatataaaaaacaaatgaataccatcttcaaaaataacatttacaatcCAAAGTAAAATAAGATAAAGTTTGCTTAAACATCTTAAATGATGTGATAGCTCGAATATCAGCAGGTAAATTATTCCAGTCTATTGGACCTTTAAACATGAAAGCTCTTTTAGCAATGGTTTTTTGACACGAGGAACAAAAAAATAGGTCTGAACAGAATGCCTAACTtgataatttaaagaaaaaggtACAAAGTATTGTTGTAAATAACTAgggtatttaaaattaatacatttgaatataaattGAAGCCAGTGAATATGTCGTCTTGTGTGCAAAGATGACTGGAGTGTATCATACATTATATAATGATGAGTATAAAAAGAACACCCCAAAACAAAACTGCAAAGTCTATTGTATACTGTGTTAAGAGAAGCAAGATCTAATTTTGATGCAATCTGATAaacaacatcacaataatcaagGAATGGAAGTATAAGTTGAGAGGCAAGTTTCTTACCAACActgtatgaaaaataatttctagATCGATGTAAAGTACTAATTCCAAAATTGATTTGatgtaaaatatgattaatatgtgatttaaatgaaaattcagaATCAAGCCATACTCCAAGATATTTAATAGTATCAACTTCATGCAGAGAAGTGCTGTCTTTACATAATATAGCACAGGAACAACTTTTGGATTTAAGTTTCTGTCTAGAACCAGAAATCATAGTATAAGACTTAGTTTTATTAAGCACTAATTTATTATCCAAAAGCCAATCCTGTAAGATATTAAAATCATACTGAAGAGATAACTGAATATGTAAAATATCAGAATTAGATACATATATGACGGTGTCATCAGCATAAAGTTGAACACTAcacttattgagaattaacggTAAATTATTAACTAGTATTGAACCTTGGGGCACACCTCTTTGTTGAACcaaaaaaatcagatttattCCCATTTAATACTACACATTGTTTTCTATTATGCAAATATGAATTAAACCACATAATTGCATTTTCAGACAGACCAATAGCATAAAGTTTATCTAAAAGTAAATGTCGATCAACTAAATCAAAAGCTTTGGACAAATCAAGAAAAATAGCACCTGTAAGTTTACCATTATCAGCAGCTGAAAACACATCATTAGTAAACTTAAGTAATGCAGTAGTTGTAGAATGATTGGATCTAAAGATTGATATGgtgataaaatattattaatacttaAATAATCTGaaagttgtttatatattattttttccaaaactttagCTATAGAACATATAATAGATATAGGTCTGTAATTATTGAGATCAAGTACATCACCAAGTAAAGTGGAGTAATGCGTGCACTTTCCAAATAACTGGTATCTCACATGTAGACAAAGACAAATGAAATAACTCAGCAAGTGGATACATAAGAATATGAGAAGATAATTTAAGAAACTTGTTTTCAATACCATCCAATCCAGCACCACTAGTACCACTTAATTCATTAATAGCATTCTGAACTTCAACAGGTAAAATCTTCCTAAATTGAAAAGAACTACTACACGAAAAAGTATCATATATAGTACCAGTATTCAAATAAGAATCAGATTAGCTTAGAACAAACAGAAGAGAAATGCTGACTGAATGATTGAGCAATAGATAAAGAGTCATGTAATATAGTATTGATAACtctaatttgattaattaaatgtttatctgaagcactgaatatgtttttaattttattccaaaaatacTTTGGacttttgtttttctatttctaattttttctatttgcagtgcgttgagCTCTCTTGGCCACCGTAGTTTAGGGTTCAAATCGCGCTATaggtatgtggaaaataatgcacAGCAGTCAGTTTTAGCAAAACTgttcacatttatatatataggctatatatatatatatatatatatatatatatatgtgtatatgtatatgtatatgtatatatatatatatatatatatatatatatatatatgtgtgtatatgtgtatatatatatatatgtatatgtatatctatatgtgtgtatatatatatatatatatatatatatatatgtatgtatatttatatatgtatatgtatatatatatatatatatatatatacatacatacacacgtTATATGTAACATATATTTATAGTTTCACTCTATATTAGAGAGTCTTTGGAGCAGACTGTGTGATGTTTCACACTATTAATTGTATTCAAAAACACATGTAAATCTTGAATctactataatataattaacTTTTTATGATTTATGTGTTGCTTTCGGCTACGTGTGATTAGCCATTAATGACAAATATGCTATTTTGCCTTAAGATCTACTGACTGCTGAAGCTAACCAGCCAAACAATGAGCACCTGCTGTAAGCAGCACAGGAGAGATACAAGCGGCTCATGCTTTTTTGGCCAATCAGAAAATGTTCTTAGCATGTCAGTGTTAAGGTTTGTTAACATATATATGGTGGGTGGTTTTTGTAAGAAGGCTTTTGATTAAAGGGACAGTGTGAAGTCTAGTGTAAGTTAGCAAAATGTCTGAAATCGCTTACAGCAACTTTAAGCAAGCCTGTTAAAAACACTTTAACCCACTATGTTTCAAGCTACTATCACACAAACACGCACGCCAGTGTAGCTACAGCTCTTTGAATGATACCTTCTTAGTGCTAATGAAAGAGGGAGGATGAATACTTGCCTTGGCATAGTGAAGTGggatgtaatacatttttactaTAGTCTTGTCACTTATTTTCTTGCTCATCAGCAAAGATTGTATTAAAAAAGGCTCGCTGGCTTCGAGTGAGTCAGCGAATTTAGCCTTTTTACTTCCAGATAAAGTCTAATTAAGCTAAAAGCTTTACTGGCTCCACCAtcctttcttctttctttcttttctaaaCCTGTAACGCCTACCTTCCTGTCTCGCCCCCCTAAGAGGAGGGCCAAGGGGGCAAGAGAGGAAACCTGGCACTAATTGGATGCCCCCCTCTAATCTCTGAGCCTAGAATAAGATCAAAGAGGCACCTGGTTTGCCTGACCTATACTCAGTGTTTTGGCTAAGAGAGTGCGTGACTCAGCTCATATTTTCTGCCTGAGTGTGTTTACAGGTGAAGCCAAAATCTGAGGAACTTTCACTTCTTGGAAATCGACTGATTGGCTTCTTGGAAGTTGGTGATGATAGAAGTTATAGAAATTGGCTGGTCACCAGAGTACAATTAGATTAAAGCGTGAAAGCACATCGTGTTGCTAATTTCTGCTTGCCGATATGGAATCCGTTTTTGAATTCTGGAGCAGTTGACAGCAGTTTCTTGGTTCTACTTTGCTACTTTGTAATTTAGCtaacgcttttatccaaattgGCATACAGCACACTTATCCACGGATAATCAGTCTAAACAACTTGAGAAAAGTGCCTTAATGGTTTTTGTAGCACTTTAGGTAAGGAAACCACTGTATTTGGTCTTTGAGTCGATACAGTACTGTATATGACTCTTTAGAGATGAAAATGTGATGATCAGTGCATCTCCAATGATCAGAGCTATCCAATGGCATCAGTTTGTGAAAAATTACTGCATTTTTCCCTgaaatacaagttaaaaatccagGTGTTGTTTCACACCTGCAACATTTGGTGACCAGCCCAGATCTTTAACCAGCAGTATTCTCAGCATACTCCGTTTTGTTGTTTCTTGTCATCTTTGATCTGATCACTTGTCTCTTTGGTCCTCAGGTTATGGCCACGCGGCTCCAGGCACAGATGCTGGAAAGGCATTCTGCATGTTCTACGCAGTGCTTGGGATCCCTCTGACGCTGGTGATGTTCCAAAGCCTCGGCGAGAGAATGAACACCTTTGTGAAGTACATGCTGAAGCGCATCAAAAAGTGCTGCGGGATGCGCATCACGGAAGTCTCCATGGAGAACATGGTGACCGTGGGCTTCTTCTCCTGCATGGGAACGCTCTGCATCGGCGCAGCAGCTTTCTCCCACTACGAGGACTGGAGTTTCTTTCAGTCCTATTACTATTGTTTCATAACGCTCACCACCATTGGGTTCGGGGACTTTGTAGCCCTGCAGAAGAACAAAGCTTTGCAGAGAAAGCCCCTCTATGTGGCGTTCAGCTTCATGTATATCCTAGTGGGGCTGACGGTCATCGGGGCCTTTCTCAACCTGGTGGTCCTTCGTTTCCTGACCATGAACAGCGAGGACGAGCGGCGGGACGCCGAGGAGAGGGCTTCCCTGGCGGGGAACCGCAGTAGCATGATCATCCACATCCAGGAGGACACGCTGCAGAGGAGTCGACGGAGACgagaacagcagcagcagcgctACAGAGCTGAGGTCACCGATCTCCAGTCCGTTTGCTCCTGCATGCACTACCATTCGCACGAGTTCGGGAGCTCGGTCGGCCTCGGGTTGGGAATGGGAGGAGGAGGAAGCGGTGGTGGCACATTTCCGCACCAGAACTCGTTCGGCTCCCAGTTGAGCCCTCATCAGTACCATCACTACCACTCGACAGTGTCCTACCGCATAGAGGAGATCTCGCCGAGCACGCTGAAAAACAGCTTCCTTCCCTCCCCCATCAGCTCTGTCTCTCCCGGGCTGCACAGCTTCACGGAAAACCTCCGGCTGATGAGACGACGTAAGTCCATCTGAGGACCGTCGGCAACCGCTGAACACACATATCCAATGCTGCTGCTCTACCAAACCTCATTCCGGcactttttcatcattttctgGCTGACGTCGGACCAGCAGGACATTTGATTGCTCGGTGGATATATCGGAACTTCGTAAAAAAGCATGAAGCATGGATATCTATTTTTGCAGAACATCGCCTGGGCCTTCTTCGCCCTTTTGAGCAGCACCCAAGTGGATTTGGATATAATTCTACCATCCTGATATCTTGTCAGATGACGCACACTTGCATTTTGAATAATACAGAAggagatagatatatatatatataattttttaaggGACGTGTGAAAATGTGCGTTTTATCAAACAGTGAGCAACCTCTGGTTCTTTCTTGAGATTCAAGTGCCACACCACCGAAGGAGaaataatgataaaactgaTTTGAAAAGGACTACACAGTATCAGGTATTGTTTTATATAAGCAATTCTATTTAAGAAAAACGAGACATTGATTCACATCATGCCAAAATATTGTTGCCAACCATAGCATGTGCATTAGCTGTCGTTTGATGTGCGTCATCGTTTCCGTTagcctttttgttttctgtttgtgtttgtttaatttcGATCTAAGGTTTTctgtaaattatacatgtaTGTAGAGACTTTCCAAGTGCGTTATATTTAGAGGTGACAGATGAGAGACAGCAAAAGTCGgttgtgtgaggaaaatatttgcatgtgctTTGTGCAAACTGGTATGCGTATACTGTCACGAGGCGAAGCGATAGCACTGGATCcaataataaaagcaaataatcctttaaaaagtattttttgaaATGAAAGTCGAACTAAACATCCAATAAAACAGGGCCTCACAAATGGGAACGTAACGGCATTGCAGATGATTGTTATTcgtcattatttatataaataacagcACGACTATTATTCCATTGTGAACAATCAATGTATAATGTATGCTAGCCCTAGCAATGATTGCTTTTCTCTCAACCAtaaccatggtatttatttgaatgagacttatttaaatgcatcaataaagacagttatttatatattttacactttGATGATGTCTTCAGAGGATGCCCTGCAAATGAGATGGTACCTCATAGGCCTAAAACTGCTCTGATGTTGATTGAAAAACATAGTGCACCTCTTTCAGGAATGGTCTGGATGTAATCAACAGTTCTCATTCTCTGCTTGCAGTAGGGAGTGTTTTTGTTCACTAACCAAATTGCATCTCTGATATAACAGCAATCATGTCACTTTTCGGTTTTAAACGaaatctttttaattattttactgtattctgGATATAATATCTGAGTATCTGTGGGACAGTTAGGATCATCCAATAAACCAGAGTTGGAGTCAAGACCATACCCTACAAGACACAGACCAAGACTTGACGCTTTGAGGCCCAGAATCACACCAATACCTGTCCAAGTATGAGTTAATCCATTGCAATGAACTAAAATAGAAAAGATGCTGGATTTATTGCAGTGTTCACATTGTGCAGTGGCTAAATAGCCGTTCAAAGCCATAGGCATTTCGCTGATGTTCTGTTATCATGAAGGTACCTTGTCATCTTTGGTACATAAGTTGACTCTTTTCTTAGTCCATAAACCAAGATGAAATCTTGACCTAGATGGAGCAATGCACCATTTGTGTGGTCTTGATGGGTCTTCAAGACTCCAACTCTGACAATAACTAACCAATAAAATAACATCGCAAATAACAGCTaagggatttattttaatggatGTAGAAGGCTgtattgattgttttttttttgttttcttttctttgataGGATTTGATGGCCATTTCATTCCACCAGTTTTAATTGAGAGTTGGTCtctaatttcagttctgttgacCGAATAAATCAGAAGCAGTCAGAGCGGTGACGTTTTCATCTAAAATCCAAGACTCTTAGGCAGACGACCAATAATAAATTAGATGAAATGTGACACAAAAACCGTAAATCAGTTATTAAAAAATTAGCCAAACGTTTCAGGTGGTAAGTGACGTTTGGACTGGACCCTTGCCAATGTTTTCTTGAAAAATAAACCTTAAATAATTGTCTTGATGTGGATAACTGAGATATGCAAAGCCCAAAGTGCCCGCTAAAGTAATTCGGTTTCAGACAAGACTAATTAATGAGAGAAATTCCAGAGGGACTCCGGCGCTCCCATGCACTCTTTTAGTCAATTTCCGAGTCTGCCAGTGGGAAGCGGTTTCAGGCTCAAACAGCTCACCCTTCTAATACCAATCAAATTGACGTCTGACATTGTGGATTTCACAGCATATGTTGCAGCACTCATGTAAATTTATGTAAATCGCTAccattttataatattgtacAGTGCATATATTGTAAGTAGTTATATCCTTGACAAATTACAAAGGCATATTTTAAACTCAGATGCATTCCCATTTTTACAGCATTCAGCATACTGTATGTGCCTTGAAGGGGTATctttcaaatgtggagtttGTATTTCATTAAGGCACATACTTAAATTCATATTCAGATATAGAagcaaacaaattaaaatacttcATTGTCAAAGCAAAAGCTCCCCATGTATTCACATGGAAAACATTGCATCAAATAAAACCAAAGCAACTAATCCTCACGAATGCCGCCGCCGCCCAAACAATgcacaaacatatattttagCGTAAACACTGTCTGAAATACGTTCATTGTTTCACTAGCACAACAAAGAAGCTTTATTTTCCACTTTTTATTGGTTGTCACTTTAACCTATGTATGTACATGATG
This portion of the Onychostoma macrolepis isolate SWU-2019 chromosome 19, ASM1243209v1, whole genome shotgun sequence genome encodes:
- the kcnk9 gene encoding potassium channel subfamily K member 9 — its product is MALRAGRTLLWFGQVLRRVSRLQGLWSRRSSSLLCLSTSQDHDQGTCYNRNRCPKTQQQQQQHCTYPPFPDCCCAFPGDKRGHEPLSRRFLVAMKRQNVRTLSLIVCTFTYLLVGAAVFDALESDFEMREKEQLEAEEKRLQGKYNISEDDYKKLENIIMEAEPHRAGVQWKFAGSFYFAITVITTIGYGHAAPGTDAGKAFCMFYAVLGIPLTLVMFQSLGERMNTFVKYMLKRIKKCCGMRITEVSMENMVTVGFFSCMGTLCIGAAAFSHYEDWSFFQSYYYCFITLTTIGFGDFVALQKNKALQRKPLYVAFSFMYILVGLTVIGAFLNLVVLRFLTMNSEDERRDAEERASLAGNRSSMIIHIQEDTLQRSRRRREQQQQRYRAEVTDLQSVCSCMHYHSHEFGSSVGLGLGMGGGGSGGGTFPHQNSFGSQLSPHQYHHYHSTVSYRIEEISPSTLKNSFLPSPISSVSPGLHSFTENLRLMRRRKSI